In the genome of Brachypodium distachyon strain Bd21 chromosome 3, Brachypodium_distachyon_v3.0, whole genome shotgun sequence, the window ggggtgaGATTGCTGATGGcggtcgcggcggcgcgcggcggggacCCAGGTGGACTTGACGTGAGTGGCGCAGTCGAATCCCCGGCTCTTGCAGCAGGTGCGGCACCGCATGTGGGGGCAGTCCTTCTTGGCCTGGTTGCCGCAGTCCTGGCAGCTGATCGTCCCTGACCCAGAACTCCCCCTTCCTCGAGACGACGAGGAGCCTGCCACCGCCGGGTCATCGGCGAAGCGGATGATGctggaggcgccggcgccgccgtagaacgggtggtggtggtggtgctgatGCTGTTCCTGCGGGTGCTGCCATAGCTGGAAGCTgccgcgcggggcggcggcggcgtagaggaaggcggcggccgcggaggaggagccgggcTCTGAGCCGGGGTTGGAGGTGGTCACCGGGGGttgctcgccgcggccgcggtgccctccgcctccgccgccgcctagaGGGAATCCCGCCATGCGCCCAGATCCATAGATCGCCGCTGGCCGTTCTCCAGCCGAGCCCGAGTCAGGTCGGCGCCCCTTGTTCTATCTCCAAGCGCGCGGCGCCATGGATTAACAAAATTCGAGCTTTGATTTTGCCCGGCCGGTCGATCGAGCTTCTGCTGGCTGCTGGGTAGCTGGTGGCAGGTGGTGGCGTGAGATGGCTTTTTGGCTTGTCTGAGGGTACGGCGGCGGGCTCGCGATGGTGGTGGGGACTGACTGACGGACGGAGGCTGCAGCTTTTTGTATGTGGGGAAGGAAGGCCGGACCGGAGAGAGCGATGCAGTGCAGAAGggagaagaaagggaaagggaaagcgAGAGTTAAGGAGAGGCGACAGATAGAGTAGAGCGGGCCTGGCCTGCAATTGCTGCTGCCACGCCGCcaacggctgctgctgcttctgcacCCTCCCAAACTCTCCCGTTTAGCTTCCCCTTTCCTTGCCTCTGGCCTAACTCTCTGACGCTGCCAAGGGATCGATCTACTCCTATCTTTTTTAACACAATTGCGATTGTGTGTGGTATATACAGTATGTTGCAGGCAGTAGAGCAAAATTCTTGGTAGTGCACAATTTTGTGTGTTTCTAGAAGGACAATTTTGCGTGTTTCTAGAAGGTTCAGGAAATAGCTTCAATTCGCGGATTTAATTCACTGTCGTCGTTAACCGGACGTGATGTGATAGCAAAACAAACTTAAGTATGATGTGGATAGGAGATGTTTTCGTGTATCCGGGTCTTTCTTATAACCTGAAAAGATGACCGGAAAAACCTGAGAGAGGCGCCTGACAAGTGGGGTCTATCTATGCCTCCGTAGTCATTACCGCATTAGGCACGAAAGGTTTGGGCACAAGTGTACAAACATTGCACATagattttttcaaaaatagtTCAAAATTCATGGTTTTCTGATTAGGTTTTTGCACAACTAACTCAACGTAAATCCACGAACATCCATAATTGCACCCCCGTCGTTACATGGTTTTCATGCACGGATTTATTACCGGTCGCCTTCACTTCAATGTGATACAAGATGTGCACGTCAGGATGTGAATGGGGTGTTTTCGTATATGTGTAATCACAAAAACGATGCCAAAAACGGAtggcagagagagaggggacaATGACAAGTCGGGTCCATGTTCGCATAAGCATTAGGCATGACAAGTTCCACATACTCCGAGTAGGTACTAATAAGTCGGGCCCATTTGTCGGGTCTTCTGTTGAGATCGACTTGAGAGATGTGAAAGGCTTTGGTAATGTTGCACACATGTTACCTCCAATTGAAGATGACGTAAAACTCGTTTTCTAATGTGGTTTTCAGGCAATTACCTCAACGGAAATCCATGTCGGTAATTGCACATTGGCGCATTTTTACTTTTTACAAACAGTCTGTGTATTTTCACCACcaattacttttttttaatcaaaggGTTTCTCGAGCCTCATTAACGAAACCATATAACAAAATGGCGTACCGAAGGTATTTAACAAAACCATAGTCGACTAGCCAGTGTGAGCCTGATTTGTAATTAATTAAGTTCGCGCGGTAGAAATATTTTGCAGTAAAACTAGCTAGTTACTCGAAGGGTGACACATAGTGATCTCTACTGTAAATTTCAGTGTATACTTTTTGGTTCTGCGAGCTACCACAGTAAAATACGTACGAATCTGACGTATATATACGGGTGTCTGTGATCATTGGTGGTGTACGATGGATCTACTGTTTGCATCGTAATTTATCGATGGCCGGGCTGATACGTAGAGTGGTACATACCCCGGCCAGCGCGCTGACGGGATCAGTTCTGGGATcactggcatgcatgcagcagagGGTTGAACCCGGGCCCACCGTATAACGAGAAAGATGAAAAAAAGACACGCGAACTCGATACATGCATATGCGCGCAGGAGAAACAAACGACTGGctccctgaaaaaaaaaaagaaacaaacgaGGAAATCGATGCACCCAGGTTTGtgcaacaaaatatgtctcaactttgactaaatttaaatgcatttatatactaagttatgtctagatacatttaaattttgacaaacttgagatattttttgttggacagagggagtattgaaGTTTCAACTCATAGTTTACAATTCAAACTCATAACAAGCTAGAAAAGAACACAGACTTACTAGCCTATTACTGGCTCGCAACCCAAACCAGACGAATAATTCTCGTGCAACTATCTCCAATTGGTTGCACCAAAACTCCAAATATCATTTGCATTCGTCTGATGCAGAAGGAAAGTCTTGATCCGGTTCCACACCGGATAACAAAAGCAACTATCACAACATCACCAGTTGCCAGCAGAGCGACAACAACCATAATGGCTACCACAACACCACCGCTTGCGTTGACAACACCCATCCCTGCCGCAAGTCAGGCGGCGTGTCTAGGTCCAGCCACAAGCTGGCCGCCACCAATGTCAAGTTGTTGATAGGCGCcggcaccaccaccaacaTGACCACAAACCACCCGACGGAACGACGCCGACAACAACGCCGACAGCCGCGCCGCGTTGGCCAAATCCATAACCTCCATCAGAAGCGACGACAAACCCACCACCAAGAGTGCCTTCAACCAAGGCAGCCAGGGCATCACCCAATCTGCCCTCACCTCCTTGGCCGGCGCCACAACTATGCCCACTGGCGAGGCGAAAGATCTGCGTCCACCCTTCCCGGATCCATCACGACAGGAACGAGAAAGAGGGCGTCCTAGTCGCCGCTCGGCCAATCCACACACGGCCGAGCCACCATGCTTGGCCAACGCTGCGAGACCTCTGCATTCCATAGCCACCACACACCGATCAGCGAGCATCGCGCGCCGATCTGCAGTCCTCCCGCCGACGAGCTCGAGACGATACACCACCCACCACCGTCCACCCCACGCGATGAGATCTGCCATGGCGCCCTGGGCCACCAAACCCAGCGTCGCCGCCAGAAAATGCCGCTGCGGAACATACAGCACGGGCGCATCCTCCTTCGCTTGATGCTGCTTGGCAAGGCTCTCCTCGATCTTGGCGTTGATATGCACTAGTAGTACATATATAGGTGCAGCTTGATGACGCCCCAGCAGCGACACTTCCTGTCGGCCACCGTGTGCAACGGCGCCGAGAGGCAGGCGGCTACCCATAGGCGGCTTCTTGGAGTCACTTTTTCCCGGCCAAGATGAGCACGAGGCACGATcgcaggcgccgccgccatggccataGGAGGAAGGGGTGCGGGATCGCCCCTCCGTGAAAAACGGATCGGGCGGTTTCTTCATCTCTCTGCCCTCCGTGAAAAATCTTAGACCTCGCATCGCGGTACGTAAAAcacgcatatatatatatatatatatttcgcCCAACAACATTCCCCTAAGAAAAAGTGAAAGACATGCGCAAATATACTCTCTTGGCTCCAAGCGCATACTGCATATACATATGCGTTTGACCATTTAGGACAAAGATACCGATATGTATCCACTCTACAAGTTAACatctcatgtactccctccgtcccaaaaatAAGTtgtttcatactccctccgaggCTCCaatactaaattcttgttttaggatcagaggaatACATTTATACGTTGtttcgtactccctccgaagCTCCGAtcgatcttaaattcttgttt includes:
- the LOC100837710 gene encoding protein SHI RELATED SEQUENCE 2, which codes for MAGFPLGGGGGGGHRGRGEQPPVTTSNPGSEPGSSSAAAAFLYAAAAPRGSFQLWQHPQEQHQHHHHHPFYGGAGASSIIRFADDPAVAGSSSSRGRGSSGSGTISCQDCGNQAKKDCPHMRCRTCCKSRGFDCATHVKSTWVPAARRRDRHQQSHPSAAGAPEPFKRPRDSTGQPSSTTPTTSSGGEQQMVAAGERFPREVSSEAVFRCVRLGGVDEGADAEVAYQTTVSIGGHVFKGILHDLGPDTSLGSGHRAEGSSPPSTAASGGAGAVSSSAVVMDPYPTPGGPYGAYGGGAPFFHGHHHPR